The genomic interval TCGACTGAATAAGTCCAATAATGGTAATGGCTTCCACAGGGGTGCTTGGTGAAAACTCAAGGGTGACTTGCCGCTCATTGCCATCAATCTTGCTAATCTCCAGCGCTTCAGCCATTAAGCGGATTTGGTGAATGACAAATAGATTTTTGGTCGGCTCGGGCAAACTGCCAAAACGGTCTAGCATTTCGCTGCGGATGCTAATTAGGCTGTCATAGTCTTCGGCATTGGCGATTTTTTTATAAAACAATAGCCGCTGATGGACATCACCCAGATAATCTTCAGGAATGAGTGCCGACAAATGCAGATTAATGTCACTAGTTAGCGATAAGGGGGTGTTCAAATCAGGTTGTTTACCTGCTTTGATGGCTTTGGTGGCACGGTTTAGCATATCCATATACAGATTAAAACCAACCGCTTGCATATTACCGCTTTGGTTTTTGCCCAGTAGCTCGCCCGCCCCACGAATCTCAAGGTCTTCACTGGCAAGCATAAACCCTGCCCCCAATGTATTAGCACGGCTGATGGCATCTAGGCGCTTTTGGGCGTCGCTGCTCAAGCCTTTAATAGACGGCACAAGTAGATAACAATAGGCTTGGTGGTGACTACGCCCTACGCGGCCGCGCAGTTGGTGAAGCTGGGCAAGCCCGAATTTATCGGCACGGTTAATGATAATGGTGTTGGCATTGGGGATATCAATGCCCGTTTCAATAATAGTGGTACACACCAAAACATTGTGTCTTTTGTGGTAAAACGATTGCATGATTTGCTCAAGCTCACGTTCTTTCATCTGACCGTGAGCCACTGCTACCCGAGATTCAGGCACAAGCTCTCGCACGGTTTCTGCCATGCGCTCAATGCTTGCCACATCGTTATGCAGTAAAAACACCTGTCCACCACGCAATAATTCACGCAAAATCGCTTCTTTGAGTAAATTATCAGACTTTTGCATGACAAAGGTTTTAATTGCCAGCCGCCTTGCAGGAGGCGTGGCGATAATCGACATGTTTCGCATACCCGATAACGCCATGTTCAGCGTACGCGGAATGGGTGTTGCGGTCATTGATAATACATCAACATCCGATTGCATGGCTTTGATACGCTCTTTATCTCGGACGCCAAAACGGTGCTCTTCATCGACAATCATTAGACCTAAGTTGGCAAACTTGACATCTTCTTGCAAAATACGGTGGGTACCGATAACGATATCAATTTTACCTTCGGCTAAGCCTTTGAGAATCGCATCGTGTTGTTTTTTGGTGCCAAAGCGAGACAGGCTTTCAATACGAATGGGCCAATCGGCAAATCTATCCAAAAAGTTGTCTTCGTGTTGCCCAGCAAGCAGCGTCGTCGGTACTAGCACTGCCACTTGATACCCTGCTTGCACCGCAATAAAAGCGGCACGCATCGCCACTTCGGTTTTACCAAAACCGACATCGCCGCACACCAGCCTGTCCATGGGCTTATTTTGCTTCATATCAAACTTAACGGCTTCAATGGCATTGGCTTGGTCGGGCGTTTCTTCAAACGCAAATTGACTGGCAAATAGGTCATACTGGATTTGGTCAATTGGGAAGTTAATGCCCACTTTGGCATCACGGCGGGCTTGCACGTTGAGCAGTTCCGCCGCCACATCATGAATTTGGCTGAGTGCTTTGGCTTTGGCTTTATCCCATTTACCGCTACCTATGGTATGAAGCGGTGCGGTTGCCGCGTCGCCGCCAGCATAACGGCTGATAAGCTGCAGATTTGCCACAGGCACATACACACTGGCATCATCTGCATAGGTAAGATGAATGAACTCTTGCAGTTGTCTATCAATCTCCAGGGTAATCAAGCCTTGATAACGCCCAACACCAAAATCAATATGCACCACAGGGTCGCCGATATTAAGCTCACTGACTGATTTAACCAAAAACTCATCAGATACATCGCTTTGGCGACGGCGGCGAGTCTGTAACACCTGCCGTCCAAACAACTGGGTTTCTGAGAGAATCGCAAACTTATCGGGGAGTAACGCGCCTCGTTCAATCGGTGCAATGGTCAAGGCAATCGCAGTGCTATGCGCCTCATCCATATTTGCAAGAAAATCGGTCAATCCTGAAACACTTTGTAAATTAAAGCGTTTTTGCAACAGCTCCGATAAAATCTCACGGCGACCCGCAGTTTCGGCAACCAATAATATCGGTTTAGTAAATTGCTCGCGAAATGCTATCAATCTTTGCAGTGGCTCAGCAAGTTTATGGTCAACGGTTAAATCAGGGGGTGTGTCAACCAATGCATTGATTGCCCCTGCTCTGGTCTCATCGATTGGTTGTTCGTTGGTGATAATGCGAGGATATTGGGCAATTTTTTCATTAAAAATATGCGCTGCCAGATACAAATCTTGCGGTGCCACAATCGGTTTTTCGATATCGTGCCTGCGGTCATTGTAACGATTTTGGATTTGTTGCCAAAAATTTTGGTAAGCCGTCTCTATTTGATTATCGACGATAAACAAGCTATCTTTGGGCAAATAACTAAAAAAATCCGAGCCATTTTGCCAAGTAGCCGTGTCAAAAAATAATGGCTGATAGTACTCCACCCCCGCGGCTGCAATACCGTTCATCACATCGTTAAACAGCTCAAAGCGTCTAGCACTGGTATGGGCAAAGGTGCTGGCAAAATTGGCGCGAAACGTTTCTTTACCCTCATCCAGGGGAAACTCTCGCGCGGGTAAAATCTGAAAACTGGTGATTTTACCGATGGTTTCACCCGATTTTTTTTGATTATTGATAAACTTGACATATTGATGGGGGTCACTGTCTTTTAATTCGTCTAAATCCGCTTGGGTCAAGCTACGCTGGGTTTGTGGGTTAAAAAAACGGATACTCTCAATCTCATCATCAAATAAATCAATGCGCACTGGGAATGGCTGACCAATGGCAAACAAATCAATCACGCTGCCACGCACAGCAAATTCCCCAGGC from Moraxella osloensis carries:
- the mfd gene encoding transcription-repair coupling factor, which encodes MTNVTHSLSHLSFRLNQSLFDNAKHDKKWLGNLQGMTQALWLTSLTSSDSGQQNRLKVVVTRDQNQLNQLETELAFSGVDAHVFPDWETLTYDELSPHHDIVSERIHLLTHMPTDGILLISVQTLMHRVAPASWLLGQHFDLSVGDTFDVATERRKLATAGYHAVDNVFEPGEFAVRGSVIDLFAIGQPFPVRIDLFDDEIESIRFFNPQTQRSLTQADLDELKDSDPHQYVKFINNQKKSGETIGKITSFQILPAREFPLDEGKETFRANFASTFAHTSARRFELFNDVMNGIAAAGVEYYQPLFFDTATWQNGSDFFSYLPKDSLFIVDNQIETAYQNFWQQIQNRYNDRRHDIEKPIVAPQDLYLAAHIFNEKIAQYPRIITNEQPIDETRAGAINALVDTPPDLTVDHKLAEPLQRLIAFREQFTKPILLVAETAGRREILSELLQKRFNLQSVSGLTDFLANMDEAHSTAIALTIAPIERGALLPDKFAILSETQLFGRQVLQTRRRRQSDVSDEFLVKSVSELNIGDPVVHIDFGVGRYQGLITLEIDRQLQEFIHLTYADDASVYVPVANLQLISRYAGGDAATAPLHTIGSGKWDKAKAKALSQIHDVAAELLNVQARRDAKVGINFPIDQIQYDLFASQFAFEETPDQANAIEAVKFDMKQNKPMDRLVCGDVGFGKTEVAMRAAFIAVQAGYQVAVLVPTTLLAGQHEDNFLDRFADWPIRIESLSRFGTKKQHDAILKGLAEGKIDIVIGTHRILQEDVKFANLGLMIVDEEHRFGVRDKERIKAMQSDVDVLSMTATPIPRTLNMALSGMRNMSIIATPPARRLAIKTFVMQKSDNLLKEAILRELLRGGQVFLLHNDVASIERMAETVRELVPESRVAVAHGQMKERELEQIMQSFYHKRHNVLVCTTIIETGIDIPNANTIIINRADKFGLAQLHQLRGRVGRSHHQAYCYLLVPSIKGLSSDAQKRLDAISRANTLGAGFMLASEDLEIRGAGELLGKNQSGNMQAVGFNLYMDMLNRATKAIKAGKQPDLNTPLSLTSDINLHLSALIPEDYLGDVHQRLLFYKKIANAEDYDSLISIRSEMLDRFGSLPEPTKNLFVIHQIRLMAEALEISKIDGNERQVTLEFSPSTPVEAITIIGLIQSNPKKFKMNGATGLKMLDDKALATAEGRIDAVKNLLEKLTLKG